From Hydractinia symbiolongicarpus strain clone_291-10 chromosome 11, HSymV2.1, whole genome shotgun sequence, the proteins below share one genomic window:
- the LOC130613979 gene encoding translocon-associated protein subunit alpha-like has translation MFKLFSISLLLAALIFPTTLVNVGKVAAQEDPVEDEVTTEEDAGEDSKVETEDEDNSSETTSEETSPTGKDAEEEEEKPQGVRPSPDAETAVLFTDYPDKQLPAGKPIYVLVGFHNKGNKDFIVETIDASFRYPQDYSYHIQNFTGTQYNRVVQSGEEASFQYAFHPHESYGGRPFGLTILMFYKDSDGNQYGTGLFNETVTFKEIDESFDGETFFLYVLLAAVALLVIFGLNYAFGNSKLKRSFTTKQEAPEIGTQNDKNNVDYDWLPKETTTDFSKQSPRRSPRQRRVKRSTGSGEE, from the exons atgtttaaattattttcaatatcTCTACTTCTTGCTGCTCTTATATTTCCAACAACGCTGGTTAATGTTGGTAAAG TTGCAGCTCAAGAAGATCCTGTTGAGGATGAGGTAACAACTGAAGAAGATGCTGGTGAAGATTCAAAG GTTGAGACCGAGGATGAAGATAATTCTTCAGAAACAACCAGCGAGGAAACATCTCCAACTGGAAAG GAtgctgaagaagaagaagaaaaacctCAGGGGGTTAGGCCATCTCCAGACGCTGAAACTGCTGTTTTATTCACAGACTATCCTGATAAAC aattacctGCTGGCAAGCCAATATATGTGCTAGTTGGTTTCCACAACAAAGGAAATAAAGATTTCATTGTTGAAACTATTGATGCTTCATTCAGATATCCACAAGATTATAGTTACCACATTCAAAATTTCACTGGTACGCAGTATAACAGAGTTGTTCAATCCGGTGAAGAAGCTTCTTTCCAATATGCTTTTCATCCTCACGAGAGTTATGGTGGAAGACCGTTTGGTTTAACAATTCTTATGTTTTATAAAGATTCG gaTGGTAATCAATATGGTACTGGTCTTTTCAATGAAACTGTAACATTCAAAGAAATTGATGAATCATTTGATGGCGAAACATTCTTCCTTTATGTATTGTTAGCAGCTGTTGCTCTTTTAGTTATTTTTGGTTTGAATTATGCGTTTGGGAACAGTAAG ttaaaaagatCCTTTACAACCAAACAAGAAGCTCCAGAAATTGGGACTCAAAACGACAAAAATAATGTCGATTACGATTGGCTGCCCAAAGAAACTACAACAGACTTCA gCAAGCAATCTCCCAGACGTTCTCCAAGACAAAGACGTGTTAAAAGAAGCACAGGATCAGGAGAGGAATGA